In Scomber japonicus isolate fScoJap1 chromosome 3, fScoJap1.pri, whole genome shotgun sequence, the genomic window ATTGTTCCCGAAGGAAATTAGCGCTTCCAGTAGCCCATATTAAGTCAGAtcatacagtcagtcagtccaaaaataagaaaagtcaGTTTTCCCCCTCCTACAGTGTGAAGATATAAAGCTGGATGGCCCTCGGGACAAAGGACCTCCTCAAACTGTCCATTGAGCATGACAGTGAACATGCTCCTCTGTCCAAAGTGCTGTGCAGGGGGTGGTGCTCAGAGTCCATTATTGACATCAACTTGCTCAGGGTCCTCTTTTCTGCCACTGATGTCAGGGACCCCAGCTCAATGCCAGCCTATCCAGTCACCCAGCGTCTTTGAGCAGATTAATTCTTGATGTGTTTCCTAAAGTTACCTATGTGATTTTCAGAGTGTCTGTTTAAAGGAGAGGTCACTTCTGAATATCTGACCTATCTGCTCTAGTAGTATCtaattctgtgtttttgctgtttaattTTCAGATCTAGTCATGCACCGTGACTGTCCTCTTGACTGCAAGGTCTacgttggaaacttgggcaacAATGGAAACAAGACAGAGTTAGAGAGGGCATTTGGCTACTATGGTCCTCTTCGCAGTGTCTGGGTGGCTCGGAACCCCCCAGGCTTCGCTTTTGTAGAATTTGAAGATCCCAGAGATGCAACTGATGCTGTGCGGGAACTTGATGGAAGGTAGGCTTCAGATTGTGAAGATAAAAGATGTCCAATGCTCATCTTGCTCCAGCTGCAGTAGctaattattttgatttttataTAATAGGACATTGTGTGGTTGCCGGGTACGGGTAGAGCTATCCAATGGCGAGAAGCGCAGCCGCACCCGTGGCGCTCCCCCTTCATGGAGCAGACGTCCTCGAGACCGAGACGACTACAGGAGTCGGCGTAGTCCACCAGCCAGGCGAAGGTGACCTACATGCTGTTGTTTGACAGTGGCCTGTCGAAACCaacatcttatttatttatcttgtacTTAAATCCTGTTCTAGGACTTGCTGATTCCACTCTCTTACCCACAGTATATTTCCtggtaattgtttttttaccaGTCTAGGCTTAGTGTTTGAGATCTTTTGTGTTGAGTATGCATTTGTGACTGCTGCTATGTGTAAGGCTTGCAGTATCATCTTCATTGacattatttgtcattttatgcAGGGAACCAAACAGATATTtataatcaaaaaatgaaatcacATGGGACTAGGACGTTATACTAGGTTATGTGGTGAGGTTCGTGTATCGCATTATGCATTTTAAAACCTGTCCGGCAAGAATTAACTTCTGCTTTGGGCACTAGTGCTTCTTTTGAAGTGCACATCTTTTTATGTGCACTTTAAAAAAGGTTTCTACTTTTGTAAATGCTTAAAAGTGGCGAATTAGATATATGAAATACGTGTGGGTTATTCCTATGTCGAAAAAAGTATAATCTGTTAAAAATTTTGGGGGATGAAAGTGCCAAATgtgatgcatttttttctttttgtttgaggatgctttttatttttcatctataTTAATAAGAATGAAACCCGTTGCAGAGCCACCACCATGCCTCTTCTCACCACCCTCTGAGTCAATCAACTAGTCCTCTTTCAGCATCATGTGACTGCTGACCATCGTGCCCCAATCAGCTTGGCTGGTGCTGTCACATGACCCGGGCATGGCCAGTCGTCAGGTTGCACCAGCCCATTGGTTCCTCAGCATGCCGTtctcaacctcctcctccttcaacCTTAACCCAAACGGCAGCGGCCCACCTCACATTCCCGACCAATCAGCGTATTACGTTCCCAAAAGTCTACAACCTACCAGCAGCAGCCTTCGGCTAACCAATTAAAGCAGGAAAAAAGCCACAGCCAGCCCCCATCTGCCTGCCACCTAATCACCTTGCAGCATCTGGCCAGTCCTATTCAGCCAATTCTACCTACCCGGCCGACAGTCTGCCTCCCTTTCGTCATATCTAGCTTGTTGAAAACCAAAAATACTAGTAAGTTTTCCTGCTTCATTCAGTACACTGCTGATAACAGTTTTGAAAGTGAAGAGACAGCTGGTTTACAAaggttgttctttttttttttttttgagtcatAAGTTTGTCATTTTGTCCTCACCCATTACTGTAAATccttattttaaaaagggaatGGTCCACCATCAAATGTCTGGAACTTCACATTTCCAGAGATTTCGATTATAGATAATCATCTGGTATGTCTTGGGGCTCTGAGCAGAATTATGAAGTCACATGAATCAAAACTCTTCTCAACCCCCCCAATGAATATCaaaaatctttgtttttgtgctgtatGGTTGGTTTTAGCAGATCGTAGCCTGGTTACGTGTCAAGATTAATTTCCCATTGACCAGTATAATGATTTTGTGACTACCCTCCATTTCCTTATGTTCTCCTTTGAAGTGCAGTGGACCAGTTTCATTCAGATGGTCGCCTCTGTGTGTCTTGTTGTTCCCACACTATGGCCTGTCCGCAGTGCACTGTGCAGTCCTCGTAGGGGTAATGTTGCTGGTTAGCTCACCTCAGTGTTGGAAGAAGTCTTGAGGCTagggcactttttaaaaatctctttGTATAAGATGCTAATTGAAGGGCTTGTCTTTCTCTAccactttaaatataaaaccaATATAATTCACTCTTCTGACTTAGTATAATGATACCCTCTTTGTGCAAACTACTAAACCAAACTGGCTTTTATTAGTTGAACAAAGAGGGAGGCTTAAGGCACATTGTACTGTGGCACAGGTGAGAGGTTGTTTCCAAAGCATCTTTATGTGCTAGTCCATTGTCAGTGACTAATAGTTTCTGATTCGGATAGTTGTGTTcctggaaatacatttttcttcttcgAGTCTTTTCCATCAATTTTCAGTTATTGAGGTAGACAAGGGGCTGTGTTGAAGGGGGCCCTCAATTTAAAAGGATTAAAGTAGTGTGAAGCTCTACCGGTGATTGACATGTCAGTCTTTGTTCttaacatttttgtgttttccctGCGCAGATCCCCACGCAGGAGGAGCTTCAGCCGCAGTCGAAGCAGGTATGTCACCTTTCACAACATGCTTTACACATGGAAACAGAAATTACAAGTTTAATGTATTGTCACTGAAAGAATACAGACACACCCTCCCATTCCTTTGAATGAGTGTGTCTGAACTGTCGAgtggtactgtatgtgttacagtCTCAAAATATGTTGTCATGTTCGTTGTTCTTGACTTCACTCTGCATGTCCTTTTTTATGTAGGATATGTTTAAAATATCACTGTCAGACCACCCTTATAGACTTCTCTACCCCCTTctgattttctgtctttctgtactTTCAACAAATAGTCAAAACTCGTGTTAATCTAATGTTGGAtttccattattttattatttctatctatacacacataaatatgtaAATCAAAATAGTCGCTGATTAATTGTCCGTTTGTGGATTAACAAGTTAATCGACAATCCATCCAagctttaaacaaacaaacgtGACAGTATGAGTAGTATGTAGTAAAACCAGCATGACTTATTTCAGTGAATCAGAGTGAAATGATGTGTACTCAATGGGATGGTTTTGTTTTCACAGGTCTTTCTCCAGAGataggaggagggagaggtcCCTCTCACGGGACAGGAACCACAAACCTTCGAGATCTTTCTCTCGATCAAGGAGGTACGGATTTCTTCATGTTTGATTTTACAATAAATCTCAAGATTATGATCAACTGTTTCTTTATGAGTAGTAAAGCAGAGTATTCAAGCAAAACACCAAGGAGTATATATCAAGTAAAGCATAGCAATAAGACTCACCTTTCCAAACGATTATAGATCCATTGAATGTTCAAAATAAATCCTGTAGCTGCCTTTAATTTAaacttgtctgattgttgtacTGCTGTGAATGTTGATGTACCTctctggtttgttttttaacatgatgtattattttttctattcttcCCCACAGCCGCTCCAGGTCTAATGACAGAAAGTAGAGGAGTGTCTGTCAGACGTAAAGGGAGTTGAAGAAAACGGTTGTACAGGCTTTGCCGTTTCATTTGATGGACATCTACATGACCATCaggtcttttttgttttgggattttttttaaaaaacaatcaagCATTTTAGTCTCCCCCTTTTCTTGTTCTGGTAATTTCAACACATGGAGTGGGTGTGTACAGGTATGACGCCTCACGTGACTCATGTCTGTTTTGTCGGTCCTCAACTGTCAAATCCCACATTCCTGTTAATGTCACCTGAGCTTTGATTTTTGTCAATGAATGTACTGTGTAGTTTGACATAGTGATAGTCCCTCATTTTCATTGTGTAAAAgccagttttttgttttgtttttagtttttcttttttaaaggaagCATTCTAATGATGTGTAAGGAACTTCTACCTTTTTGATTGTCCGTAAAGCCAGCCTATTTTCAATGTGTAACTTTCTTCATACTGAAGGTTTTCATCTGTTAATGGTTGGTCATTTGTAATAAAGGCACACTCATTCAAGATGCAAAACTCTGACatcagtgaaaaaaaagtgtaatgaaCACAAATTTTTGTCTATGAAGTTTtccattctttttcttttctttgataCTATGTGAAATTGTCtcgaataaaaaaaaaatactggttgttaaaaaaaacttccttGTTGACTTATTTCCTCAGCATTGTGTGCAATTACATGCATTTCTTTTCCACAAGGGGGCGCTCCTACAGCATCATTCAAGAATATGAGCAGGCCATGGTCCTTGTCAATCTTGAGTGTTTGGCTTCAAGATAATATGAAGTGGTTTTACTGTGTACATGTATTGTGTTGCTGCAgtgttcatttttcatgttggtAGTTAACATCACTTGCTGTACAGTAGTATTAAGTAGTGCTGTAATGAGTAGTCAATGAATGGGTTACCTGTCAACATTGAGTCATTTTCACAATTCAACAACTAATCAACTATTTGGaaaaaataattagaaaaattaaaaaagaatgtgttaagaatgaaacagaaaggaTGTCTGTACGGGAAGAATCTGTTAATACCATCAATGGgtagaggagatgaagaggggAGCATGGGATTATTCTATACAGAGAGGCCAAAAAGTGAATATACACTTTCTTGCAAGTGCATGGAATATGTGTTAGAATGAAATTCAActtaaatattatattgtttAGTGCCTAGATGTGTTTTGAAATTAAAGTTTATGAGATTGTTTAATCAGAAATTACTCTGCTTCACTTTGAAGTTTGATTGGACCATTTTTGCTGATCAGCCGGCCCATTTTACCTGAACACTGCTGATCTCAAAAATGTGGGATTGCTAATCTTTCAACAGCTATAGAGCCTGaacaattatattattttacatgAATTCAACACAAAGTATTAAAAACGATCCTTATTAATCAGaagaacacaaataaatgtcataCATTGTTCTTTTGTTAGTGTCCCATGCCATTAACCAAAAAGTGGCCCAAAATAGCTGATATCACCCTAATGAGAGAAACTGAAATTCTGACTAAATTAATCATTAACCCTATTAAGGTAGTAATGATAAGACATGCCTCAGTAAGCAGATAAAGGTGTTGAATATgagatttttaaacatttttttattaaatgtcaaaactgcATTGGGAATAAAGACTAATTTAAGACACTTACACAATGCAGCTGTCATTGGTTGGGTTCAAGATGTCCCACAGTAAGGAAGTGAAGGAGACATAGcctaaagaaaaaacatgaaccTTTAAAATTCATACTCCTGTCTGTCTCAGCAgatttccctccttttctgtcGTACAGGGTGTCCGATATGAAGTTGTTATGTAATCCGGGTGACTGAGTTTAACCCTTTCACCATGAACGATGCCACCCGAATATGATAAAAGTCACTATATGTGGTGTGTATaggatattaaaatgttaaaatatgacaAGTTTCTGCTGTAAATACTACATATTTTCAGTGTGCTAATAGAGACACgttatacatctatatagagTAGCCTATATCCAGGACTAATTAAGGTTGTCAGGGTTGTCAGGTGAGACTAAATTAGAGCTTTGATTGTTCATTGTGgtaataaagtattttatttctaaatCCACAGCTGTTTGCCCGCGCTGGTTCCCACcgagtttttttttataataggACCCACTCTCTCTCCCACTATCCAATTGCTTTTCTCGGTCACACCCCTGACAGTCCCACGGCTCCATGTTCACGCATCCAGTCCACGTGAACCggcataacacacacaaactcacaagCTCCTCCAATGTTGGCGCGCTTTTCCACGTGAAGCCCGGGTGACATCACAGAAGCGATTACTCACGGTTTCCACGGAGACGGGTCTCACACTCAACGAACTCGCGGGAAATCCACTCTGAAAGCTGTGGTATTTCCACCCActgttatgtaatgtaatgcagcAGTTTCCCCTGTGATACCCGCCCACGTAGCAGGGAGCACTTATGTTAGTCTGAGACACAGTGGGGCTGAGTGTTGGAGCTTATTTTAGATTTGATCATCTGAGTTAAATCTACCAAACtttgttatctatctatctatctatctatctatctatctatctatctatctatctgtctgtctgtctgtctgtctatctatctatctatctatctgtctgtctgtctatctatctatctatctgtctgtctgtctgtctgtctgtctatctatctatctaggcCCTATCTATCTACAGGTGTGTGGCTTTGTGGGGCTTTACTATTATGTGATaatggaggaggggggagggggggtggcaGTCACTTTATTTGAGTCTCTCGAGTATCTATCAAATTGAGTTAATTCGACTCAAgttaatatctatctatctatctatctatctatctatctatgtctacAGCAGTGGATCAGTCAAGGAGGGGCTTTTCCCCTCAAGGACTCCTGGGCCTCccctttgagaaccactgatcTAAAGTATTTGTAAGTCAAGATAAAGAGATAAGAACTAACACTGAAATGATCAATCAGatcaacagtaaaaaaaaaaataaataaataaataaattaacaattGAAGTGATTGATAAAAtttgttaagaaaaaaatgataaatgtttgattGTTCCACCGgctcaaatgtaaaacataaaCCACTGATTAATtcaatagaagaaaaaaaattaatagaGCTCTCTGAGACCCAAAGCACAATGTAAATATCAactgaaatgaaactgaaaggGGCATCCGGCTCATCATCAACAGTGTTGTTTACAGCTTTGAGATTTGGCAGGACACCCGCAGTCCACGCTATCGCCCCATAACAACCCATAACAACCCATAACCAGCTCCCTGGTCCTGGCAGCCAgaactaataataatcatactAACACTTTATAACTGTGTGctatataactttatttatataaagtttgtttttaacagtgatttaaacGATGAGACAGAGTTGAGCCCTGATCTCGTCAGGCAGGTCATTAAAGTCTAGGAGGGTTCTGTCCCCTTAACATATCAATCTGGACCTTGGAACCACAAGAAGTGGCATATCCAATGATTTGAGGGAGCAGGAAGAGACATAGGGCAATGAGAGGCCTGATAGATAGGCTAGTTTGGGACAAGTCCTCTCATGACTTTTTAAGTAATCactaaaatcttaaaatctattctaaaaTCAACAGATGTTGAGTTTTGTATGAGCTTGAGAgggacatttttatttgctgATGCCAGTGGAATTATGGTGGTCCATTTGACTGTTTATGAAAGCACGAAAGACACTTTCCAGATTTTTTGGCAGAAAGAAACTGTGTAATCCTTGAAATGTTTCTGAGATGATAAAAACAAGATTGAATCACTGAATTAACATGTTTATCTAGGGTGAAGTTTTGATCAAAAATGACATCATGGTTTCTACAATGCTGCTACATATCGGTAATGCTCTTAACAACAACTGTGTTAATCTGATATTTTCGTGTTCAGGCATGCATCTTGAATAAGTGTGCCTTTAATACAAATGACCAACCATTAACAGATTAAAACCTTCAGTATGAAGAAAGTTACACGTTGAAAATAGGCCTTACACATCATTACAAtgcttcctttaaaaaaaactaaaaacaaaacaacacaatgaaaatgaGGGATTACCACTATGACAAAACCCAAAGCTCTGGTGAGCTTGCATTCCTAACAGGAATGCAGGGTTTGACTGTTTAGGACTGACAAAACAGACGGCTCATATTACCTACACACCTGCTCCATGTGTTTGAAATGGTattgttttcaaaaaattccaaaacaaaaatgacttgattgtcACAAACACATCCATCACACAAAATGGCAAAACCTCTACAACAACTTTCTTCAACTCCTGTTATGTCTAACAGTCCTTCCTCTATTTTTCTCCAGGAGCTACTGTAGGAGCATTCACAGCAGTACAAGAATCAAACACGTTTTAATTAAAGTCAGCTACAGGATTTGTTTTGAATGGttttcaagcttaccatcttgatcttttttcctaaggtagttctggcatagcttggacttatgttttaggtcattatcttgctgtaggatgaacccctgaccaactacgtgcataccagagggtactgcatggcgctgcagaatgctgtggtagccgaccctggatccagaaaaacagccccagaccatcatgcttcctcctccatatttgacagttaatgtcacacactgaggaaccatcctaTCACCTACTCGACGGCATACAAAACTCCTGGGTGATGAACAGAATActttaaattttgattcatcagtccataacaccttcttcttcatggcccaggcaagcctcttcttATTCTGACGTTTCGGTTttagcaatggctttcttgctgcaactcgacctgtcaaacctgcaactccaagtcttctcttcacagttgaaactgagacttgcttactacaGTACGACTACTATcaagctgtgcttgaagctgttgtcctgtgagccGCGTATCacgcaagctgttgactctgttgtggctttgggtatgccagacctcttcctttcagagtttcccccaGTGATTTTTCatggtgaaggaaactgtactcactgacacatTGACTTTCTTTGcaatttctctgtaggaaagaccTACATTTTGAGTaatcttacttttttttaacctctggcagttcaccacttacctttgtaccatttcaagctattcattagacttgaactgcttgaatttcaataaaaaactggaaaaattggggtgttgTAAAACTTTTGACTAGTAGTGTAGGTGCTTAGATCATTAAAATTAAATCCATGTTATTATAAATTCACTTAGATAACACAGATTATGCATACTGTATTTAATCTGTACAATTAAACATCAGTGTTGCCAATACTTTTCTCATAAAGGCATCAGTTAACCTCCCCTGACCCATGAGCAGAAAAACTGAAGTGTTAAAgttaaatactgtacatgttatATCACCACATTTGTAGGAAAAGAAGTTAAGTGCTCAAGTGCCTTTTGGTGCCATCCAACTTCTCACTGTGGATGCAGAACCATGGCCTAAATATGGTGACACAATTCAATGGCTCCGCACTGTGCAGCTGCCTTAGACCTGAGAAATAATAAAGTGCCTACTCAACTGTACAAATGcagtcacacagctgctgctcagtCACTTAttgtatatttccatttttttaaccttcattAACTTTCTCTTAACTATCTCTATTGTCGATGTGTACTCATTGTGAATGGCTCCCAAATATGAGTGTGTCTCTCTTGTGTCCCATCATCCTCCTGCCCAACAAAGGACTCACTGTGATGTGAGATCAGTTGGGCCTTTATGTACTGCATCGCACCGTTTGGGAACTAGGTTGAAGGGCAGCATGTTCAGACTGGGAAGCATGAGGAGTTGTCTCCTAGCTGACTCACTGCAGAGATAAACAAACGTGACTTAAGCAACAAGAAGAATGAGTGGGTGGAACAGATTCATGAGTACCATGTATATGTGGAAGTTCTTGAAAGACTTGTACAGGCAAAAGGCTGAATTTAGACCCTAGACAGTTATGTAATGATGCCACTAAATGACTCTTAaagactttttcatttttagaagtTAATGAGTTGGCAAGTTTATTACCCCTGACTAAATACTCtagtttaaacacacacaaacacagagggaaggGCTGGACAGAGTAGGGGTGTTTGTTTGAGCTGcattaatacaatttaaaaaaaattacatcagtatttctgttttctgttcatttataattaaactccagtacatttcagagggaaataatgtttattttactccactacatttagaGCTTTAGAACatcaatatttttacatattatcTAGTAAAATAGGATatactgtaatgtattttaGAAATTCACTCACCAtcaatatatcaaatatttaaaaagagctCCATCGCATATGGCtgtaacattaaaatgatgatttCACATGAATGCATCAGTAATGATAttctaatacagtatattatttatatactttatagTATAATAAagatttataatttatattttaattttacgCTTTAAGCATAAACTTTTACTTAAGTCAGATTTTGAtgcatacattttatttacttaagtaaagaTAGTAGTACCACAGTGTAAAGCCCTGTACTTTAAAGTGTACTTACataaaactacagtatatagtaCCACCAGcagaatatattatatataaagtatccaaataaatgtaattttagtgTTAAGGCATGCATCTTGAATGAGTGTGCCTTTATTACAAATGACCAACCATTAACAGATGAAAACCTTCAGTATGAAGAAAGTTACACATTGAAAATAGGCTGGCTTTACGGACAATCAAAAGGTAGAAGTTCCTTACACATCATTAGAATGCTTCctcaaaaaaatctaaaaacaaaacaacaaaaaactggcttttacacaatgaaaatgagaaactaTCACTATGTCAAACTACACAGTGACAAAACCCAAAGCTCTGGTGAACTTAACAGGAATGCAGGGTTTGACTGGTTTAGGACTGACGAATCAGACGACTCATACTTATCTACACACCTGCTCCATGTGTTTGAAATggattgttattgttgttgtcaaAAATGCCAAATGACCTGATGGTCATGTAGACATCCATCATATGAAACGGCAAAGCCTGTACAACCGGCAATGTAGGGGTGTTTGTTTGAGCTGCACAAatacaattttgaaatattacatcagtatttctattttctgtAGCTCCAGTACATTTCAGAgagaaatcatgtttattttactccactacatttagaGCTTTATAACATGAATATGTTTACATATCATCTAGTAAAACAGTATATAATGCATTGTTATAAATTCACCAATCCATcaatatataaagtagttaaaagGACCTACAGATTTCACATGAATGCATTAGTAATGATAATCTAATAATAGTGTATTACTtagattattatatttaaatgagcTTTAAAGCATCAACTTTtacttaattgtatttatttaaagaaagataGCAATACCATGGTGTAAAGCCCTGCATTTTAAAGTGTACTTATATAAagctacagtatacagtacCACCAGCAGAATATACTGAAAGTAGCTAAATAAAAGTAGTCAATATGCAAACTGTGCatacattattaaatatttgattacacaactattattattattaaatacaatatttccctctcaAATATAATGgagtaaaaatattaattaattaattaaataaataaaaaccctATAGATAAGTGAAAGTACTACTAAGATTTGACTTTAAGGACAATACTTGAATAGATGAAAAGACTATAAGGACAATACTTGAATAGATAAAAATGGACCTGTATTCTTGAAACCATGCTTACCACCCATACATGACTAGGCAAATAAAGAGTTACAACAGTAAAAATAACAACTTGGCACAAGCTAGAGAAATCCATTCTAATTCCTTTTAGAGTTAGAATAAATAAGTGCTTTTCAAACTTTTTCACATGGAGGAACTCTTAATTTACACAAATTAGATCAAATTAGCACCCACTTGGTAAGATTTTTTGCCTTCAGACGTTTTATTACCCTCTGAAACCCCCTCAAGGACCCTTGGGGACACCAGGACGCGGTATTTTTTTTCCCTAGGAGGGCGAAGTCATGTCCCGCCCTACTcttcctctgattggcttaccctgACATACTTACCGTAACCACAACCTATCTCACTCTCAACcaacagagcagagaaaggcTGGTCATGACTCCGCCATCCTAGGGGAAAAAATGGTTCCCGGGACCTAGAGTGCCTATAggcacccatagactgtataaaagcaTGGACCCCACTTTGACATCGACTCACATCcgtgggtaaaaaaaaaaaaaaaaaaaaaggcttccggaattacatttttttcctagAACTGCATGTCATGGCCCGCCCCCTCTGCCTGTGTATGGTCACTATTAGggtaaaaaatgttgaaatcagccaatcagagacagagtAAGGCGGGCCGGGAAAACTCATAGGGAAAGCTCTGACATGCGGGACTCAAACCCATGTTCAAACCTCACTGCGAGGCGGGGACAGATGAGTTGCTG contains:
- the srsf3b gene encoding serine/arginine-rich splicing factor 3b translates to MHRDCPLDCKVYVGNLGNNGNKTELERAFGYYGPLRSVWVARNPPGFAFVEFEDPRDATDAVRELDGRTLCGCRVRVELSNGEKRSRTRGAPPSWSRRPRDRDDYRSRRSPPARRRSPRRRSFSRSRSRSFSRDRRRERSLSRDRNHKPSRSFSRSRSRSRSNDRK